A single window of Paenibacillus sp. FSL H8-0537 DNA harbors:
- a CDS encoding zinc ABC transporter substrate-binding protein: MKNVFSSKKITAMAALLLSVVLVLSACGSNSKSSIVEGKTNVVTSFYPLYYFASEIGGEYVNVVNLIPAGVEPHDWTPKSQDLSTASKAQLFLYNGAGLEGWTDSFLKGLPNDQTIITAEMSKGVELIQGNPEEEHDHSGETAEEHAEHEEHAEHDEHSDEAEGAAADEHDHEHALDVDPHTWVSPKSAIIMAENVKNSLIQVDSAHKTEYEANYEALHSKLAALDAKFEQELSKTSMKDIVVSHQAFGYLARDYGLTQTAIMGLSADAEPRAQDLLNIAKFVKENGIRYIFFEELVSPALADTLASEAKVDTLMLNPVEGLTPEQEKNGDTYITLMEANLQNLLKALQ, translated from the coding sequence ATGAAAAATGTATTTTCAAGCAAGAAAATAACGGCTATGGCCGCTTTATTGTTATCTGTTGTACTTGTGCTGTCCGCCTGCGGCAGCAATTCGAAGTCTTCTATCGTAGAAGGCAAGACGAATGTCGTGACTAGTTTTTATCCACTCTATTATTTTGCCTCAGAGATTGGCGGAGAATATGTCAATGTCGTCAATCTAATTCCGGCAGGTGTGGAGCCGCATGACTGGACGCCGAAAAGCCAGGATCTGAGTACCGCCTCCAAAGCGCAGCTGTTTCTATACAATGGCGCAGGGCTGGAAGGCTGGACGGACAGCTTTCTGAAGGGATTGCCTAACGATCAAACGATCATTACGGCCGAAATGAGCAAGGGCGTAGAGCTGATTCAAGGAAATCCAGAAGAAGAGCATGACCACAGCGGAGAAACGGCAGAGGAGCATGCCGAGCATGAAGAACATGCGGAGCATGACGAGCACAGCGATGAGGCAGAAGGAGCGGCTGCGGATGAGCATGATCATGAGCACGCCTTGGATGTCGATCCTCATACTTGGGTCAGCCCGAAATCGGCAATCATTATGGCTGAAAATGTGAAAAACAGCCTCATTCAAGTGGACAGTGCCCACAAAACTGAATATGAGGCTAACTATGAAGCGCTGCATAGCAAGCTTGCAGCACTCGATGCGAAGTTCGAGCAGGAGCTGTCCAAAACATCGATGAAGGATATTGTGGTATCCCATCAGGCATTCGGATATTTGGCCCGCGACTACGGCTTGACGCAAACGGCTATAATGGGATTATCGGCTGATGCAGAGCCTAGAGCGCAGGATTTGCTTAACATCGCCAAATTTGTGAAGGAAAATGGCATTCGCTATATTTTCTTCGAGGAGCTTGTATCTCCAGCGCTTGCTGATACGCTCGCGAGTGAAGCGAAGGTAGACACCTTGATGCTGAATCCGGTAGAAGGGCTAACGCCAGAGCAGGAGAAAAACGGCGATACCTACATTACGCTCATGGAAGCGAATTTGCAAAATCTTCTGAAAGCACTGCAATAA